A stretch of DNA from Sugiyamaella lignohabitans strain CBS 10342 chromosome B, complete sequence:
TGCTGAGGTGAGGTCCGTGACTGACCCTTATGATGATCATGACGCCCCCATTGAAACTATTAGGTAAGGTTCCTGAATGATCTTCATGATCGACAATGCAGCCACTAACGAATTTAGGTCATACGCAGTAGGAATTGTGTTTGTGATAATCGGTTGTTTCATTAACTGTTTCTTTGAACCACGTCAACCGAGTATTTCAATCTCCCTTGGAGTACTGCAAATTTTCATTGCAATTTTTGGGAGATTGTTTGCTCTCATCATGCCTAATTGGGGGTTCACTTTGTTTGGCACGAAATGGCGGTTGAATCAAGGTCCATGGACGGTAAGTAGATAAGCTATTCTATCATGCTCAAGATTATCCTAAGATTCAGTTGGATAGAAGTGGCTGACCGTTATCACATGCTAACACTACATTTGTAGTTCAAAGAACAGATGTTTGCTTCTATAATTGTCAGCTCGGGGGCAACCTACCCCTACGCATTCTGGAACATTATGGTGCAAAAACTTTACTACCACAATGACTGGGTTTCTGTTGGTTATCAGTTCCTCTCTGTTCTTTCTACCCAATTTattggatttggatttgcAGGTGTTCTGCGAAAGTTTGTCATCTATCCTACAAGGGCAATGTGGCCGACCGTGCTTCCAACTATTGCGTTGAATAGAGCGTTGGTTTCTGAGGAGTCCAAAATCGCAGTGAATGGATGGAAGATTTCAAAATTCAAGTTTTTTTGGATGTTTTTCATCGGTAGTTTCTGCTATTTCTGGATACCGGGATATCTCTTTTCGGCCTTGTCTAACTTTGATTGGATGGTCTGGATCAAGCCTGACGACCTACTACTGAATACTATTACTGGTTTCTACGGCTTGGGAATCAATCCAATAACAACATTTGATTGGAATATTATTTCTTTTAACTCTCCCCTTGTCTGGCCCTTTTATACGCAACTCAATGCATACATCGGAACAGCTATTGCTGgatgtattattattccTGCTGTGTATTACACCAATTATAAGTGGACAGCGTATATTCCAATTAATACCAACTCCCTATACGCAAATGACCAAACTCCTTACGACGTCACTCAAGTATTAGATTCCAAAGGATTGTTTTCAGATGAACTCTATCAAAAATACTCACCTCCTTATtattctgctgctaattTAGTTGTGTATGGAGCCTTTTTTGCCATATACCCTTACGCTGTTATCGACCAAACTCTTTCTAATTGGACCGGTATAAAAGGAGCATTCATTGATGTTTACAAGGGGCTAATTGATAGAAAGAGGTCAAATTTTCACAACCAGAAGGATGGATTTAGTCAATGCATGTCACACTATAAAGAAGTTCCTGATTGGTGGTTTTTTACAGTTCTGCTTATTTCTCTTGTTCTCGGAATCATCTTTGTAGAGATTTACCCCACAAATACTCCAGTATGGGGAATATTTTTTGCTCTCGGTATTAACTTTGTGTTCTTAATCCCTCTTACTTTGATCTATTCGTCCACTGGTTTTAGTTTTGGTCTCAATGTACTAGTTGAACTTATTGTAGGATATGCCCTTCCAGGTAATGGTATTGCATTGATGATTATCAAGACATATGGATATAACATTGATGGACAATCAGAAAGTTATTTGAGTACACAGAAAATGGCCCATTACACGAAGATTCCTCCAAGAGCTATATTCAGAGCAATGATACTTGCTACGTTCATACAGTgttttgttagtattgGAGTTGTGAACTTCCTGATTCATAAGGTCGATGGAATCTGTAACTATGAAATCCAAAGCACTAAGGAGAAGTTCCTCTGCCCTAGTGAGAAAACATACTACAGTTCTTCAGTAATTTGGGGTGTTATTGGACCTAAATTGGTTTTCAAGAGTATATATCCTATACTGAAATGGTGCTTCCTTATTGGGGCTCTCATCCCTGCCCCTATATGGTATGCGAAGAAGAGATTCCCTAAACAACTCAAATATTTCCACCCCGTGATTGTTATTGGAGGTTTCCTAAACTATGCTCCATATTCCCTTGCGTTTTATACACCAGGTATATTTGCAAGTTATGCGTTTATGGTGCACATCAGAAGAAGGTATTTCGGATGGTGGGAACGTTACAACTATGTGCTTACTTCTGCTCTCACAGCTGGTGTGGCATTGTCCGCAATTATTATCTTCTTTGCAGTACAATATCATCCAAAGTCTGTCTCTTGGTGGGGAACAGAGGGGTATGCTAATAATACAGATTTGGGTCTCGGAGGTGCCCCGCGGTTGACTCTTGCAGAAGGAGAGATATTTGGTTTCCCCTACGGACAGTTCCCTACTAATTCGTAGAAATTTATGATGGTAATCTTTTTATATGATATGTATTAATGCAATTTACGATATAAATATAGGCAAAGGGGTGCTACAATCATGTGTAATTCGACTCGAGCCAGCGAACTGCTTCTGATTCATTGCCTTTGGCTTGTTCGATAGCCCTCGCACATGAAGCATCAGAAAATATGCCATTCTGGGATTGGAACTGAACAAACAGCTTTCGCTTAGTGGCAGTTTCATCAacacaaaaccaaaacttCTTATTGGCGGACTCAGCCATTAAAAACTTGACATCAGTAGACATAATCTCAGCTATAGACCTTTTTTTGGGTCTTGTCGAAGCGCAGTGCTCGTTCATACACCACGGTTTTCCGCATCCTCGTGTGAGCTGGATAACATACCTTCGCTCTATCCGCTGTTTAAGCTTAGAACCGTCTGAATCAAGAAGAGTGGAATGCAACGGTCCGTAACAAATTCCACAAAGCCCCAGAACATTAGATGAGGTCGAAGTGATCAAGCGCGGACAATTTGCATTCGAGCACAATATGGGAGCCGGTTCTCTCAAACGATCTAGTCTATGAAACTCAAGATGGGTTTGCAGTTCTTTGAGTCTAACTACTCGTTTACAGATTTCACAATCAGTAGTTCTATTGCCACAGTATGACTCATGTCCAGTCAACCCTTGCAGAAAATCTGCAGCCGAAGCTAACTCTTGTGGAAGTAATATGTGGCAGAATCTACAAATGTGCAGCTTTGCTGGACAATTAGTAGCTCTATGCTGAGACAGTAGAATATGATTTGCATGATCTGAACCGCATCCTGGACAACTCATGGCAGTGTGGAACCAGTCCGAATGAAGCTTTTTAGAGAATTCTGAATCACCACTTGTATTATGATCGTGGCAGTGCCAATGAGTAGTTGGGATGCCCTCACGGCGAGAAAAAACCCTCCCACAGCCTTCTGGACATAGAATATTGTTGCGTTCGCAGAATGCAACATGCCGAGCAAATGAATGGATAGAAATCATCTGTAAACAATTGGTACATTTAGAAGTGTTTGAACTTGACTCCTGACCAGAATCAACATAGTTTACTGCCTCCGTTTTAGCTTGAATAACGAAAGATGCCGGTGTTTGGTAGCTGATAACTTTGACGTAAAATATAGCCTGTAATGATGATTGATTAAGATTACGATACTTCTCTAGAAACGGGTCATCTGAAGAAACTGTTAGGGATGTACCGGGAGAATTCAAATTCGACCATAGAAACGAGTCAGGAGAAATGTTTGCTTCCTCCAAACCCATGAACATCACCAAAGATGAGCTGTCATCAACTGATATATTGTCGAGTGAGACCTCCAATGGTAGAGAGTTATCATTGATGTCATATGCAACTGAGAAATAAGCAACTTCACTAGGCTGTAGACCCTTCACATTTACTGGATGCTCGTTTACTGACAAAGGTATTGGATCCCGTCGACCGGCAACTGACGATTGATTAGAGTTCTGTCCACGTATAGATCCACTGACCGTCTCCCTTGATCCATTCGAATTTCCATCGTTTACTTCAATTACTTCCAAATCTAAATCTGTATCAATGATGCAGACAGCATGTGAATTATTTGTAGGTTCGAGCTTTTCTATCGTAAAATCAATGTTTTTGCCAGGTAAAGATGGGTGAGAAACCGTTAGAACATCACCTTTTGTCAAAGCTGTGAACGAGCCATGAAGCCTGGATTCTAGCAATGATTTCCAGTCAACATTTTCTACTAGCTCGCCAGTGCTGCTAGTTTTTAAAGTCAGACTAGTTCCTTTTGGTAACGATACCAGATTGATGAACAGTATATCATTTGAGTTCTGTAGACCTAAATTCCGCGCAACCACTGCTGGAACTTGCACAGTACCCTCCTCTGCTGAAAATTCCCTGACTCCGACGTGAGTTACTTTCTTATTCAAAGGATTCGTCAGTTTGAACAGAAGAGGCGATGGCAACAAGCCTGCATCATTTGAAATTTGAGACAGAAGACTCTCTAAAGTTGAAGGTGGCAACAAGATTTTGTCAGTATGGGAAGATTGTGAAATGGTTGACGACAACGGCGGAGTTGAGAACCGACTGGCTGATCTATCACTAACCTGTTCTTCAGGTAAAAAAACCTTCAGCCTGCTTGACCAAACAATTGGCAAAATATCCGTCATTGTATAATGAAATGTGTTAGTGTTTTCGTAAAAACGAAACAAGCTCCCGTCAGCTAGCCTTTGGTAACTCGTACTTTTATAGCCATAGGCGTAATTATAAATCAACTTCGAATGTCTTCTTTCGCTATTTAGAAGGCGAACTGTATTACATAACAATGCACATCGTCGATCACGGGACCCTGATTGCATTTGCCGAATGGAGTCAAACTCGCGCAGGAACCGAGTGTTGAGATGTTTGATCCCAATATCCATTTCATATCTACATATCTACATTTCACATTAAAGTCGTATatatcttttctttctatAAACCATCAGAAAGAATGTTAAAGGAAGCAGGATTCGAAACGTCAGCCTCACCTTGTTGACCAGTGTAATCTATAAAGCCATCAAAGAAATACGTTGATATATCTGACATGAACTCAGCTTTTGCAACCGGGCTAGTTTGTGTCTGAATATAATTATCAATGTATTTTCCGCACAATCGATCGATAACCTCCAAGAACCGCAAAGCGAGTCTATTGTCTGCAGAGAGCGAGCATAACACTGCTTTCgttttttcaatatcatcaaacCAGGCTGGACTGTTTTCAGACGTAGGGTCGGcgcaaaaacaaataagtGGAATCATACAAGCTTGAAACAGGAAAAACACAGCATACCAGACGGAAATACTCGACAATTGCCCCGTGCTAACAAATTCTTCGACTGAAAGAATGGTTTGGTGAGCATTCTGAAGACATATCGTTTTGCATTGAAGTTCCGCTTCGCTTGTTGGTGTCGAACTAGATGTATCATTTTGAGAGTTTGTGGACAATATTGTCTGAACAACAAAAGGTCTGAACATAATAATACGAAGGTTTTTATATCTCCAATGAAGGCGATATCTTGACAAGATTAGGCCTGCGATTGTTGCATCATTCAATTGACTTCCAGCTGTGTAGTGAGATATGGGAGGGCCATTCTCTGCAAACCAAGGAGGAATATCCCTTATAAATGTGTCGATCTGCTTATCCATTTCGAGAACCTCCTCGGCACTAGGAATAGGCTTTGATATAAGTCTATTGTAGAGAGAACTTGTTTGAACTGTAAATTTAGATTGTGCTATCATTCCCGAGTAGATCGTTGGTCTGTCGCGTTCAACTGGTGTGATTGTGCTCAGCGCTGTCAAATCAGACTCATCTATGTTCATCGGTAGCTTTGAATCAATAGTTGAGATTTCCGGGAGATTAATTGGACGGCCAAATGTTACTGATGCACCGGcatcaaaaatataaagCCCCCACCACAAACGCCTGCGCATTTCTTGCTTTAAAAGACCACTTTTCCATCCTGGGAATTCTCGGTACATACCCAAACCAAGTGCCATTCTTACTGCCAAACCAAGATAATTCCAGCTAGTATTTGGCTTATTCCTTTTTTGAATATAGTTAGTCAACAGGGTCAGAGCGACCAACAATGAAAGGCTACCTGTTTCAAGAATATTGGAGTTAATAAGACCCTTGGCGTTTTGATAGAAAGTCAAATCAGCACTCCCTTGTTCACTATTTAGGCACCAAGCACCCAGCGCCAATACTGTATTAAGTAGAACCTCCCATACATCTTCTCTGGGTTTAGGCGCTCTCCCTTCGTAGATGCTTCGGAAAGTTTCTTCATGCATAAATGGATAAGAAGTGTGATAGAATGTGAAATAAGCGTCCACTATAGTGTTCGTCATATACCCTCCGACAAGGGCTGTGTCAAGTTTAGATATCGTTGGGTCCCTTGTATCTTGATCTGTCTGTCTGGGTGGAACCGTAAGATCCCAGGGATCAATCTTCAATGCTCGAAGTAATACCGAACCTGATGCGATGCCGAAGTAGCCCGTTCCTTGAGGATTGATAGATAATGCCGCCATTCCATCTGATAGATCGTTTCCCCAaacatcttcttctatCCAGTCAAATCCATCTGCTTCCTCGGGTATGTCTTCACTAGGCTCGGTTGGCCTATGAGCAGGTGACATGATTATACTATTCGGTGTGGTAGTTAAAGAGTTCGGTGCTGAGCCACTTGTTATTGAACTGCTCAGGTGTGTAGTAACCGACGGGGACGTTTCTTCCTTGATTCGCATAGAGCTTATTGAGTTTGAACTTTTAAGTGAAGAACCACTAAACACATGACTCTGTCTGGATATAAGTTTATCAATGTCATCATTCGGCAACAACTCGTGAAGAACCGCTTCAAGTTTCCGACAGCGATCTTCCATCTTCGTCAAATAGCTCCGCGTTAGAGGAGACCGCATTGTCCTCGGCGAATAGGAACATTCTCGGCCATACTGAACACATTTACTACATGCCGGTAATTCCTTGGTGCATTTTAATTTACGGACTCGGCATGAGTCGCATGCTTGTTCAATATCTTTATCAGCCTGAATTTTGGCTTTGCTTGGCTTGTTGAACGATGCCGACATATTCCAATAATCAAATGGTAAAGATATTTGACTACTCCTTAATTTAACTTCATAACCTTGTTGACTTCACTGCTTACTATATTATTGAACCTGTTGATAATGCCAATTTTGTCGCTTTGCTTTCTAAAGTAATGTCACCTGATATGCGTTTCATTATTTGTCACATGACTGCTTTACAATCTAATGaattgacgaagaagagatatttattaaagaaacagaaattaaataattaaaaatataaataaaataagaaGCGGGTTGTCAGCTAAGAGATTCACATCAATTGAAATGAAATTGATTGCCTGCCGGTCCATGATTTAGAGATGGCCAGGTTCCACCTGAGCTGGCCGAGCATGGACCATTTCAGCTGAAGCTGTATGTACAGCATTTGGTGCAGTTACAGTTGCGTTCTGAGAAGCGGGCACTTGAGCTTTGTTAGCTCCACCCCCAAGCCAGTGATGCTTTTCCGATGTCGTAGATTGTCCGTTTTTTTGCAGGTTTTCAAGACCccttttcttcaagaaCTTTTCCAACAGGGCTGAATTCCGTGTGTTCGATTTATATACCGCAGCTGCTAGGTCACCAGCAACAGGGACAAAACCAAGTCCGGCATCAGCAACTAAATTGGCCATCATTTTTGATCTTTCCCAGTTTGGTAAACCCCCATCAATCTTTTCACATTTGTTTATCGTCTGAAGACCCAAATAAAGATTAATGGCCCATCCAATGAATGGGATAAGGCCAATCAAGACAGTAATACCACAGTTAAACCCACAAAGGTTGAATACAAGTTCATAATAGTATGCTCTGCGTTTCACAGCTTTTAGAACATTGATGTCGTTATTGGACAATCCTTTCGGAATTTCCTTCTTGACCTTTTTGCTTGTGACTTTGCCCTTTGTGTCAGTTTCTTCTACTATAAAATAATAGGGGTCTTCCGCTCCAAAAGCATGTTGTAATTCCTTTCCAACAAAATGGTTGATAAGTTTAGAAGTCATTTCTATCGAGTTGTTTGCAAGTCGAGGCAATAGAATATTGTGTTTCTATAGTGAAACTGATGAACAAACAAGCCTCCCATTTATATTTCGATCAGCCTCATCAAGGCGCTTTAGATTGCTAGACCGATGGGGCTTTATGCGTCTTGATCAACCAGGGTCTAGTGCCGATAATCCCACCGAGCTTAAACATATTTGCTGTGTAGAAAAAAGTAAGCCCTACGTGGGGGTCGAACCCACAACCTTGTGATGACTTTTATCTTCATACAGAAGTAAGTAAGAGTCACACGCTCTACCGATTGAGCTAGCAAGGCCAATTGTTGATTTTATCCAACTTTGTATACATTGCTACTGGATCACATTAGTAGTTTTAAAACTATATATGGACAAATTATAACGATAAAGTTTCTATCAGCTTCATATTACTGTGAAATATCACTTCAGTTTCCTTGATAGTTCTCAAAAGGACTCAAATTTGGCTGAAAGTACTTTGAACTGCCAATATGGAGTGATGCAGGACGAAAGTTTGAGACTGCGGTTTTTTCCCCTGAAGGTTTACGACCCGGTAGCTAGACCGTCTTCCCGTGTACTGGCTGAAAATATCGAAAGTATTCTTGATATTCAAGGGGCTTTCAATGGCATCCAATATACTGCAATCAAAATAGCCAAAGTAAACAGCCTGCAATCATGTACATACGAGTTATCCTCCTGGTGACAGATAAATGATGGGCTTCGAAATTATTGAGTTGTATTAATTATGAATATAATATGACTTTAAACATGATTCATCGGTTGATATCTAGAGAGCCGTATTCAGAGCCCCGACAGCTGCAATGTTCGCTTCGTAAATCTTGTTCTCATTAAACAGAAACATCCTGCCCGGGTCGGTAAAACAGAAATTAGCAACTCCACCTTTGATCAAGATTTTTCCAATTAAAACTCCATCACAATTCCAGACGTGTATACCGTCTATACAACCGGCATAGACATTACCTTTAGTATCACATTTTATGCCATCTGGAGCTCCACAATCAGCATACGCAAATACTCGTCTGTTCACAAGAGTATAAGGGGCACTTGTAATGAGGGAGTGTGGTGATTTGACAATGTCAAATGCATAAAtagttgctgctgcatcGTGAGACGTTCCACCTACTCCATTGTATATTTGGGTATCAGTTATGTAACATGTTCTATTATCAAACGAAAATGATATTCCATTTGGTTTATGGATCCCGTCTGCAACAACTCTCACAGAACCATTTTTGGGGTCGAAACAGTAGACTTGATTAGGTAGCATTTTTACAGATCGAAGACCCTGGACATGACCGTAATTAGGATCTGTGAACCAAACGGAGCCGTCCAAAGGGTATATTACAACGTCGTTAGGCGAATTGAATGGCCTTCcataaaaattattaagAAGTGGCTGCGAGCGATGTGATTCAAGTTCCATTAAGACCAAGCTTCCAGGGGTATCTCCCTGACCTTGACAGCATAGCAATACACCTCCTTTGTAATTCGTGGCACCATTAGGAGTTAAAATCTTAGGTAAAGTCCACATATTCTCCCATTCATAACATCCGTTGTCTTTTTCCTTATCAATTAGTAGTCTAGATATTCtgatctgtttctgtttccCTTCATTTTTATGCTGTTGGAATTGATTAGAGGTGAAGTAAACCTCCCGTCTAGAAGGAATCCATACCCCTGCTTCGTGGGCAAACGGATAGCTATCCTCTTGTGCGACAACTCGAAGTGAAGGATTCTGGCCCAAGAGTTCAGTGAACTCTGCACTATAGGATACAAATGGCTTTTCTAAAGAAAGCTTAGTGAACGCCGGTGGATCAGCTCCACGATTTATAGAGCGCGGATCTACGACAGCATTTGAAACTGCATCAACATACAAGACATTCGGGAGTATTGGGGCCATCCTTGAGAATATAGCTCACGGTTGCAGATGCTAGTATCATACCCACATTCTAAACGTGTCATagattgtttttttatattatagGACAGATGGGCAGCAATTTAGATTGCTACCATTCAATCACCTAAGTGTGCATTTAGATGCAGGGACAAATATGTGTTTATGCATGCGTCGAGTAGTACAGTGATTTTTCGGGACAAATGAGGGCTAAAACCTCTACCAAACTCATCATCTCAAGTTTCCGCGTGATACTTTCCGGCCCAGAAGCTTGACTGGTTTTGAGTTTAAACGCTTTGAATAAGGATGCTAATCTTAAGAAAGTTTGATTAGCCCCACTCTAAGCTTGAAAGATACGCAACGAGATTCAACGATAGCTTTTAGTCCAAATCAACTACCAATAACTGAGCACATATCTCAATTAGATATAATTGCCAACTACACTGGCTTATGCAGCAGGACAGGTATCCTTTGTAAGACTCCGACCAATGTGGGCCTCAATGAGTTTCCTTTTTCAGTATCCTCTTATCCTGCTTTGTGCGTGGCTGTATATCGTTTCTATAAAAACGTGTCTTGTCTTGGCTTGACAGGTAGGAGCATACGTTTCCATGTCCTTATCGAAACTAGCCTTGCATGAAATTGTTTTAGGAATGTCAGATTTATCCGTAGTTCGAATTATCTCATGCTAGCCACTGATATGTTTGGGAATAGATCGCCCAGGGTTGGTTGATCACCGCCATACGACCTATTTTTGTTGGGATGCTGACCCACTAAAAACTGAGCAGTTCGCTTGGCACTTTGGGCAGCAAACACGGGTTGTCTAGTTCTCTGGATGGTATTAACTTTTTAAATAGTGCTGACAAGACAGAAAGTTGGTTTAAAATAGTGATCGCACTTCATGTGTTAAAGTCAGGAGTTAAATGTGTGCCTTATCTTGTTCACATCGCTATCTACCGTTCTCGTATGACTGCAGCGCGTTATATGTCGATCATGCATCTCAAGTAGTATATCTAAGATTAGCTCATGGCGTTTTAAACAACATGCTTTTTTTCGCCTGAATGATACATACTTATAAGGGTTAATAGGGAACTCACAAATTCCTACTAGATAGCTCTTGTTAGGAACAGTTGTATTGTGCTAAAATGGTTAGCTTCATTCAGCCCCTTCGTTCCTAGTGCTGTTAGTTATAACACAGTGCTTCTTTCTATTTTTAAATGAGCAGATGCCCAATTTCAGCTTCATAAGATAATTCTCTAAAAACTCATCGAGCCTGGGTTCTAAATCACTCTTTAAAGGAACACGCATTCGTTTCAGCAAACCGATTTTCTTGAACTCTTGTTTAGTTATTAGTGACTCCAACATGTTCAACGCGAGAAAAGCGCTCCGTTCCACATATTCATCAATAGTCATTGTTGGCCTATTCTTTGTGGCTGCCAGCCTATGGGACTTTCACAGCAAAAGGCATTCCATGGACTGCTGGACAGGCCAAGCCATCATCGAAAAGTCACAAAATCAGCCTGCCTTCCTTATCGAAACGCCTGACAACTTTATTCAGAAACCATTGAGTCGACAAAAAACAGGATACGATGAAGGAAGTAGATATCAGGCTTC
This window harbors:
- the GAL4 gene encoding galactose-responsive transcription factor GAL4, coding for MSASFNKPSKAKIQADKDIEQACDSCRVRKLKCTKELPACSKCVQYGRECSYSPRTMRSPLTRSYLTKMEDRCRKLEAVLHELLPNDDIDKLISRQSHVFSGSSLKSSNSISSMRIKEETSPSVTTHLSSSITSGSAPNSLTTTPNSIIMSPAHRPTEPSEDIPEEADGFDWIEEDVWGNDLSDGMAALSINPQGTGYFGIASGSVLLRALKIDPWDLTVPPRQTDQDTRDPTISKLDTALVGGYMTNTIVDAYFTFYHTSYPFMHEETFRSIYEGRAPKPREDVWEVLLNTVLALGAWCLNSEQGSADLTFYQNAKGLINSNILETGSLSLLVALTLLTNYIQKRNKPNTSWNYLGLAVRMALGLGMYREFPGWKSGLLKQEMRRRLWWGLYIFDAGASVTFGRPINLPEISTIDSKLPMNIDESDLTALSTITPVERDRPTIYSGMIAQSKFTVQTSSLYNRLISKPIPSAEEVLEMDKQIDTFIRDIPPWFAENGPPISHYTAGSQLNDATIAGLILSRYRLHWRYKNLRIIMFRPFVVQTILSTNSQNDTSSSTPTSEAELQCKTICLQNAHQTILSVEEFVSTGQLSSISVWYAVFFLFQACMIPLICFCADPTSENSPAWFDDIEKTKAVLCSLSADNRLALRFLEVIDRLCGKYIDNYIQTQTSPVAKAEFMSDISTYFFDGFIDYTGQQGEADVSNPASFNILSDGL
- the UFD1 gene encoding polyubiquitin-binding protein UFD1 (Substrate-recruiting cofactor of the Cdc48p-Npl4p-Ufd1p segregase; polyubiquitin binding protein that assists in the dislocation of misfolded, ERAD substrates that are subsequently delivered to the proteasome for degradation; involved in regulated destruction of ER membrane proteins such as HMG-CoA reductase (Hmg1/2p) and cytoplasmic proteins (Fbp1p); involved in mobilizing membrane bound transaction factors by regulated Ub/proteasome-dependent processing (RUP); GO_component: GO:0034098 - Cdc48p-Npl4p-Ufd1p AAA ATPase complex [Evidence IDA] [PMID 11598205]; GO_component: GO:0034098 - Cdc48p-Npl4p-Ufd1p AAA ATPase complex [Evidence IDA] [PMID 11733065]; GO_component: GO:0000837 - Doa10p ubiquitin ligase complex [Evidence IDA] [PMID 16873065]; GO_component: GO:0000837 - Doa10p ubiquitin ligase complex [Evidence IDA] [PMID 16873066]; GO_component: GO:0000839 - Hrd1p ubiquitin ligase ERAD-L complex [Evidence IDA] [PMID 16873065]; GO_component: GO:0000839 - Hrd1p ubiquitin ligase ERAD-L complex [Evidence IDA] [PMID 16873066]; GO_component: GO:1990112 - RQC complex [Evidence IDA] [PMID 23178123]; GO_component: GO:0005634 - nucleus [Evidence IDA] [PMID 11733065]; GO_function: GO:0031593 - polyubiquitin binding [Evidence IDA] [PMID 16004872]; GO_function: GO:0043130 - ubiquitin binding [Evidence IDA] [PMID 16004872]; GO_process: GO:0071712 - ER-associated misfolded protein catabolic process [Evidence IMP] [PMID 11740563]; GO_process: GO:0071712 - ER-associated misfolded protein catabolic process [Evidence IMP] [PMID 11813000]; GO_process: GO:0030433 - ER-associated ubiquitin-dependent protein catabolic process [Evidence IMP] [PMID 11739805]; GO_process: GO:0071629 - cytoplasm-associated proteasomal ubiquitin-dependent protein catabolic process [Evidence IMP] [PMID 18812321]; GO_process: GO:0070651 - nonfunctional rRNA decay [Evidence IMP] [PMID 22505030]; GO_process: GO:1900182 - positive regulation of protein localization to nucleus [Evidence IMP] [PMID 11598205]; GO_process: GO:1900182 - positive regulation of protein localization to nucleus [Evidence IMP] [PMID 11733065]; GO_process: GO:0043161 - proteasome-mediated ubiquitin-dependent protein catabolic process [Evidence IMP] [PMID 20206597]; GO_process: GO:0030970 - retrograde protein transport, ER to cytosol [Evidence IMP] [PMID 11740563]; GO_process: GO:0030970 - retrograde protein transport, ER to cytosol [Evidence IMP] [PMID 11813000]; GO_process: GO:1990116 - ribosome-associated ubiquitin-dependent protein catabolic process [Evidence IMP] [PMID 23358411]; GO_process: GO:0006511 - ubiquitin-dependent protein catabolic process [Evidence IEA]), yielding MTDILPIVWSSRLKVFLPEEQVSDRSASRFSTPPLSSTISQSSHTDKILLPPSTLESLLSQISNDAGLLPSPLLFKLTNPLNKKVTHVGVREFSAEEGTVQVPAVVARNLGLQNSNDILFINLVSLPKGTSLTLKTSSTGELVENVDWKSLLESRLHGSFTALTKGDVLTVSHPSLPGKNIDFTIEKLEPTNNSHAVCIIDTDLDLEVIEVNDGNSNGSRETVSGSIRGQNSNQSSVAGRRDPIPLSVNEHPVNVKGLQPSEVAYFSVAYDINDNSLPLEVSLDNISVDDSSSLVMFMGLEEANISPDSFLWSNLNSPGTSLTVSSDDPFLEKYRNLNQSSLQAIFYVKVISYQTPASFVIQAKTEAVNYVDSGQESSSNTSKCTNCLQMISIHSFARHVAFCERNNILCPEGCGRVFSRREGIPTTHWHCHDHNTSGDSEFSKKLHSDWFHTAMSCPGCGSDHANHILLSQHRATNCPAKLHICRFCHILLPQELASAADFLQGLTGHESYCGNRTTDCEICKRVVRLKELQTHLEFHRLDRLREPAPILCSNANCPRLITSTSSNVLGLCGICYGPLHSTLLDSDGSKLKQRIERRYVIQLTRGCGKPWCMNEHCASTRPKKRSIAEIMSTDVKFLMAESANKKFWFCVDETATKRKLFVQFQSQNGIFSDASCARAIEQAKGNESEAVRWLESNYT